In one window of Canis aureus isolate CA01 chromosome 36, VMU_Caureus_v.1.0, whole genome shotgun sequence DNA:
- the SPEGNB gene encoding LOW QUALITY PROTEIN: SPEG neighbor protein (The sequence of the model RefSeq protein was modified relative to this genomic sequence to represent the inferred CDS: inserted 1 base in 1 codon), with protein MSKAAPAXKPAASAPPRGCTLDINDPQVQKAAIRIQASYRGHRSRKELREKGPPRVLEPLKDVVLIEGSAAKLTCRISAFPDPFIRWSKDGKELRDGPKYRYVFEDPDVVALVVRDGELADLGQYSINVTNPFGQCSDSARILVEVPAKIQKGPDNTKARKGATVTLTAEIMGEPAPDVGWTKDGEDIEEDDRVFFEIGSTTTTLTIRRATPEDSGKYEVYVENSLGMDQSFARVDVA; from the exons ATGTCCAAGGCAGCTCCCG AAAAACCAGCGGCTTCGGCCCCGCCTCGGGGATGTACCCTGGATATCAACGACCCCCAGGTCCAGAAAGCGGCCATTCGCATCCAGGCCTCTTACCGGGGCCACAG GTCCCGGAAGGAGCTGCGCGAGAAGGGGCCGCCACGCGTGCTGGAGCCGCTCAAGGACGTGGTGCTGATCGAGGGCAGCGCGGCCAAGCTCACCTGCCGCATTTCGGCTTTCCCCGACCCGTTCATCCGCTGGAGCAAAGACGGCAAGGAGCTGCGCGACGGGCCCAAGTATCGCTACGTCTTCGAGGACCCCGACGTGGTGGCCCTGGTGGTGCGCGACGGCGAGCTGGCCGACTTGGGCCAGTACAGCATCAACGTCACCAACCCCTTCGGCCAGTGCTCGGACTCGGCGCGCATCCTCGTGGAAG TCCCTGCGAAGATTCAAAAGGGCCCGGATAACACTAAGGCGCGCAAAGGCGCCACGGTGACGCTGACCGCGGAGATCATGGGCGAGCCTGCGCCGGACGTCGGCTGGACCAAGGACGGGGAGGACATCGAGGAGGATGACAG GGTGTTCTTCGAGATCGGCAGCACCACCACGACGCTGACCATTCGCCGGGCCACGCCCGAGGACAGCGGCAAGTACGAGGTGTACGTGGAGAACAGCCTGGGCATGGACCAGAGCTTTGCTCGCGTGGACGTGGCCTGA
- the GMPPA gene encoding mannose-1-phosphate guanylyltransferase regulatory subunit alpha isoform X2, which translates to MRPSQLCPRIQVAIAIMLKAVILIGGPQKGTRFRPLSFEVPKPLFPVAGVPMIQHHIEACAQVPGMQEILLIGFYQPDEALTRFLEAAQQEFNLPVRYLQEFVPLGTGGGLYHFRDQILAGGPEAFFVLNADVCSDFPLSAMLAAYRRQPHPFLLLGTTANRTQSLNYGCIVENPQTHEVLHYVEKPSTFVSDVINCGIYLFSPEALKPLRDVFQRNQQDGQLEDSSGLWPGAGTIRLEQDVFSALAGQGQIYVHLTDGIWSQIKSAGSALYASRLYLGQYQLTHPERLAKHTPGGPRIRGNVYIHPTAKVAPSAVLGPNVSIGEGVTVGEGVRLRESIVLHGATLQEHTCVLHTIVGWGSTVGRWARVEGTPNDPNPNDPRAHMDSESLFKDGKLLPAITILANVYKVPAVCQAVLLQGPDPS; encoded by the exons ATGAGGCCGAGTCAGTTGTGCCCCCGAATCCAG GTAGCAATTGCCATCATGCTCAAAGCTGTGATCCTGATTGGAGGCCCTCAAAAGG GGACTCGCTTCAGGCCTTTGTCTTTTGAGGTGCCCAAACCCCTGTTTCCAGTGGCGGGGGTCCCTATGATCCAGCACCACATTGAGGCCTGTGCCCAG GTCCCTGGGATGCAGGAGATTCTGCTCATTGGCTTCTACCAACCTGATGAAGCCCTTACCCGGTTTCTAGAGGCTGCCCAGCAGGAGTTTAACCTTCCTGTCAG GTACCTGCAGGAATTTGTGCCCCTGGGCACAGGAGGTGGTCTTTACCATTTCCGAGACCAGATCCTGGCCGGGGGCCCTGAGGCCTTCTTCGTGCTCAATGCTGACGTCTGCTCTGACTTCCCTTTGAGTGCCATGTTGGCTGCCTACAGACGCCAGCCTCACCCTTTCTTGCTGCTTGGCACCACG GCTAACAGGACACAGTCCCTCAACTACGGCTGCATTGTAGAGAACCCGCAGACGCACGAG gtcctGCACTACGTGGAGAAACCCAGCACGTTTGTTAGTGACGTCATCAACTGTGGCATCTACCTCTTTTCCCCGGAAGCCCTGAAGCCTCTTCGGGATGTCTTCCAGCGGAACCAGCAGGATGGGCAATT GGAGGACTCTTCAGGCCTGTGGCCAGGGGCGGGCACCATCCGCCTGGAGCAGGATGTGTTCTCAGCCCTGGCTGGGCAGGGCCAGATCTACGTCCACCTCACTGACGGTATCTGGAGCCAGATCAAGTCTGCAGG ctcaGCGCTTTATGCCTCCCGCCTCTACTTGGGCCAGTACCAGCTCACGCACCCAGAACGCCTGGCCAAGCACACCCCCGGGGGTCCACGAATCCGAG GAAACGTTTATATCCACCCAACAGCTAAGGTGGCCCCGTCGGCAGTG CTGGGCCCCAACGTCTCCATTGGGGAGGGGGTGACCGTGGGTGAGGGTGTGCGGCTCCGCGAGAGCATTGTCCTCCATGGAGCCACGCTGCAG GAGCACACGTGCGTTCTACACACCATCGTGGGCTGGGGGAGCACCGTGGGGCGCTGGGCCCGTGTGGAGGGTACCCCCAACGACCCCAATCCCAACGACCCCCGAGCACACATGGACAGTGAGAGCCTCTTCAAGGATGGGAAGCTGCTGCCTGCCATCACCATCCTAG cAAACGTGTACAAAGTGCCTGCCGTGTGCCAGGCCGTGTT GCTGCAGGGTCCGGATCCCAGCTGA
- the GMPPA gene encoding mannose-1-phosphate guanylyltransferase regulatory subunit alpha isoform X1, whose amino-acid sequence MRPSQLCPRIQVAIAIMLKAVILIGGPQKGTRFRPLSFEVPKPLFPVAGVPMIQHHIEACAQVPGMQEILLIGFYQPDEALTRFLEAAQQEFNLPVRYLQEFVPLGTGGGLYHFRDQILAGGPEAFFVLNADVCSDFPLSAMLAAYRRQPHPFLLLGTTANRTQSLNYGCIVENPQTHEVLHYVEKPSTFVSDVINCGIYLFSPEALKPLRDVFQRNQQDGQLEDSSGLWPGAGTIRLEQDVFSALAGQGQIYVHLTDGIWSQIKSAGSALYASRLYLGQYQLTHPERLAKHTPGGPRIRGNVYIHPTAKVAPSAVLGPNVSIGEGVTVGEGVRLRESIVLHGATLQEHTCVLHTIVGWGSTVGRWARVEGTPNDPNPNDPRAHMDSESLFKDGKLLPAITILGCRVRIPAEVLILNSIVLPHKELSRSFTNQIIL is encoded by the exons ATGAGGCCGAGTCAGTTGTGCCCCCGAATCCAG GTAGCAATTGCCATCATGCTCAAAGCTGTGATCCTGATTGGAGGCCCTCAAAAGG GGACTCGCTTCAGGCCTTTGTCTTTTGAGGTGCCCAAACCCCTGTTTCCAGTGGCGGGGGTCCCTATGATCCAGCACCACATTGAGGCCTGTGCCCAG GTCCCTGGGATGCAGGAGATTCTGCTCATTGGCTTCTACCAACCTGATGAAGCCCTTACCCGGTTTCTAGAGGCTGCCCAGCAGGAGTTTAACCTTCCTGTCAG GTACCTGCAGGAATTTGTGCCCCTGGGCACAGGAGGTGGTCTTTACCATTTCCGAGACCAGATCCTGGCCGGGGGCCCTGAGGCCTTCTTCGTGCTCAATGCTGACGTCTGCTCTGACTTCCCTTTGAGTGCCATGTTGGCTGCCTACAGACGCCAGCCTCACCCTTTCTTGCTGCTTGGCACCACG GCTAACAGGACACAGTCCCTCAACTACGGCTGCATTGTAGAGAACCCGCAGACGCACGAG gtcctGCACTACGTGGAGAAACCCAGCACGTTTGTTAGTGACGTCATCAACTGTGGCATCTACCTCTTTTCCCCGGAAGCCCTGAAGCCTCTTCGGGATGTCTTCCAGCGGAACCAGCAGGATGGGCAATT GGAGGACTCTTCAGGCCTGTGGCCAGGGGCGGGCACCATCCGCCTGGAGCAGGATGTGTTCTCAGCCCTGGCTGGGCAGGGCCAGATCTACGTCCACCTCACTGACGGTATCTGGAGCCAGATCAAGTCTGCAGG ctcaGCGCTTTATGCCTCCCGCCTCTACTTGGGCCAGTACCAGCTCACGCACCCAGAACGCCTGGCCAAGCACACCCCCGGGGGTCCACGAATCCGAG GAAACGTTTATATCCACCCAACAGCTAAGGTGGCCCCGTCGGCAGTG CTGGGCCCCAACGTCTCCATTGGGGAGGGGGTGACCGTGGGTGAGGGTGTGCGGCTCCGCGAGAGCATTGTCCTCCATGGAGCCACGCTGCAG GAGCACACGTGCGTTCTACACACCATCGTGGGCTGGGGGAGCACCGTGGGGCGCTGGGCCCGTGTGGAGGGTACCCCCAACGACCCCAATCCCAACGACCCCCGAGCACACATGGACAGTGAGAGCCTCTTCAAGGATGGGAAGCTGCTGCCTGCCATCACCATCCTAG GCTGCAGGGTCCGGATCCCAGCTGAGGTGCTCATCCTGAACTCGATTGTTCTGCCCCACAAGGAGCTGAGCCGCAGCTTCACCAACCAGATCATCCTCTGA